AATGCTATAAACCGTATCACCGCTTTTCACCCGGTATGTATCACCAGGTTTAAGCGAAGCAACAACAGGTCTTTTCTCGGCTAACTTTTGAGAAACTTCATCAACATTTCTCTGGCTAACACCCGGAATACGCAACCGCTGGCCAAGTTTGATGCCAGAGCCATCAATATTATTCTCACTACGAATGTCATTAGCATTTACGCTGTAGCGCTTTGAAATATTATAAAGCGTATCACCCTGCACAACTCTATGCTCAACAAATTTCTGAGAGGCTTGTTGACGGCGCGGTTGCTGGTAATCGCTTTCTTTGCGCGCATTTTGCGGCACATAACGATAAGTGGTTACTTTGCGAGTTGGCTGGTCGCGAGTTTCATCGCGCCGTGTTGATTGCTGAATATCAGGCAATTGCTCTCGTTGAACAGAATTTTGATCATATCCATTTTTATTTTGGAAACGGTTATCATAATCGCGTCGATTATCAAGCGTACTCTTCGTGTCATAAACATCGCGCTCTGAATAATCTTTATAAATCTTCTTTGGCTGGTAACCATCCCGCGAATTATTAAAACGATTTTGACCGTATTTATTCTCAGCATATTGCTTTTGAGAATATTGCTGACGGTAATCTTTATAATCATTACGCCCGTAATCATTTGAGCGAACATTATTATATTGGTTCTGGCCAGAACTATAACGATCTGCAGATTTTTGATAATCAGATTGCTTGAAATCTCGGTTATATTGAGATTGACGATAATCTGGCTGTGCATAAGATCTATCAGCAGATTGATCGCGCTGAGCTCTGTTACCATTTATCGGGGTGTCTTCAGAAATCCCACTTTGTTTCATCCCCAAACTTGGGGCATCAAACCGGGTCATATTGGAACTACATGCTGGTAACACCACACACATAGCCACAATCACTGTTAAACGCGTTACTATACTCACAACAGGCCTCTATCACGCATACTAAAAAAAAGTGGAACTGCCCACTTCTAACATAGTTAAATTTAAGCCTGCGAAAGATTAACAAAACCTTAATAGTTACAATTTGAGCTATTAACCTCAATATTTATAGTTAAGATTTAGTTAATATCGCGGCCTTAAAAACCTAGAAAGATGCATCATAGTGCAATTGAAACCAATTGAAGTTCAACCAGCCTGCCCACCAACAAGCCCTTTAAGAGCGTTCAAAAAACACTCAAGCTTGCACAATCACTCCATTTCATCAGTCCATCTCACCAGATTCTCCCAAAAGAACATGATAAAACAGCATCAAACCATAAGTTTACTCATGAATGTGATTGAAAAGCGGCAGAATAAGAAGAAAACGGGTTATAGCCTATAACCCTCAGATATCATTGAACTTTTGCGCAAGCGCATGACAACTTTCATGATGAGTTAGATTGAGGTGCAGAGGTGTAATTGAAATATAATCATTATAAACCGCCCAAAGATCCGTTCCTTTCGCTGGTTTTGAGAGTTTTCTCTCAAAATCAAACCAGAAATAATCACGCCCGCGCGGATCTTGCCGCGTATCAATGCGCAACAAACCTTGATCCCTCTTGCCCTGAACCGTAATGAGCTTACCCTTTACATCTTCAGGCGCACAATCAGGAAAGTTAATATTCAAAGGAATATCAGCGTTAATCCCTCCCTCTACAAGAGTAGAAATTAACGAAACCGCATGAGTTTTAGGGGTTTCCCAATTCACAGATTGAGGCGATTTAATCCCTGTTGCCAAACTAACAGCAATGGAAGGTATGCCAAGCAGAGATCCTTCAAATGCCCCCGCAATCGTCCCGGAATATGTCACATCATCCGCAATATTTTGCCCATGATTAATGCCAGACAAAACAAGATCAGGCGGTGTATCCCCTAAGAATTTACGCACCCCCATAATCACACAATCAGTCGGTGTGCCTTGAATAGAAAAGGTTTTTTCATCATGCTGAGAATGGCGCAATGGCTCATGCAAAGTGAGAGAATGAGACACACCGCTATTATCAAGAGCCGGCGCAATCACCCACACATCATCTGAAAGCTCACGGGCAATGCCTTCTAAAACCTTTATTCCTGTAGCATCAATTCCATCATCATTTGTTACAAGAATTCGCATAAAGAAAAGCACTCCGCTTTAGGGTTGTTTATTTTCGCATTTAAAAAACCGTCATCTCAATAGGCCAGTTCAATATTTAGCAAGTAAGTTAATTAGCTTTAATGACGTCTATTCCACCCATATAAGGTTTTAGAACCTCAGGAACAACCACACTGCCATCAGCTTGTTGATAATTTTCTAATACGGCGACCATAGTTCGCCCAACAGCAAGGCCAGAACCATTGAGCGTATGCACAAAACGCCCGCCCTTCTCACCTTCAACACGATAACGCGCATTCATCCGCCGCGCTTGAAAATCACCACAAACAGAACAGCTTGAAATTTCGCGGTACATATCCTGGCCCGGCAACCAAACTTCAAGGTCATAAGTGCGCCGTGCACCAAAACCCATATCACCAGTACAAAGCTTCATAACCCGGTAGGAAAGTCCAAGACGTTTTAACACTTCTTCGGCACAACCGGTCATTCGTTCCAACTCTTCACCAGAATCTTCAGGCCTTGTCACTGAAACCATCTCAACTTTCATAAACTGATGTTGACGGATCATCCCCCGTGTATCACGCCCGGCAGATCCAGCTTCAGATCTGAAACAAGGAGTAAACGCCGTGAAGCGGCGCGGCAAATAATCTTCATCAATGATGCTATCTGAAACAATGTTCGTCAGTGGCACCTCAGCCGTTGGAATAAGGTAATGATCACCCGTTGTTTTAAAGAGATCTTCCTCAAACTTCGGCAATTGCCCCGTCCCATAAAGCGC
The sequence above is a segment of the Hyphomicrobiales bacterium 4NK60-0047b genome. Coding sequences within it:
- the surE gene encoding 5'/3'-nucleotidase SurE, with protein sequence MRILVTNDDGIDATGIKVLEGIARELSDDVWVIAPALDNSGVSHSLTLHEPLRHSQHDEKTFSIQGTPTDCVIMGVRKFLGDTPPDLVLSGINHGQNIADDVTYSGTIAGAFEGSLLGIPSIAVSLATGIKSPQSVNWETPKTHAVSLISTLVEGGINADIPLNINFPDCAPEDVKGKLITVQGKRDQGLLRIDTRQDPRGRDYFWFDFERKLSKPAKGTDLWAVYNDYISITPLHLNLTHHESCHALAQKFNDI
- the serS gene encoding serine--tRNA ligase translates to MFDLKWIRENSEAFDAGLAKRGAAPLSTDILKIDGERRDHLKALQDAQAKRNTASKEIGKAKASGDEAAAAAAIEEVAKIKEFIQNGEETEREINDRLNALLSSIPNLPHEDVPVGNDEDDNELVRTVGDKPSFDFEPKEHFDIGEALGLMDFETAAKMSGSRFVVLSGALARLERALAQFMLDLQTGEHGYTEVSPPTLVKANALYGTGQLPKFEEDLFKTTGDHYLIPTAEVPLTNIVSDSIIDEDYLPRRFTAFTPCFRSEAGSAGRDTRGMIRQHQFMKVEMVSVTRPEDSGEELERMTGCAEEVLKRLGLSYRVMKLCTGDMGFGARRTYDLEVWLPGQDMYREISSCSVCGDFQARRMNARYRVEGEKGGRFVHTLNGSGLAVGRTMVAVLENYQQADGSVVVPEVLKPYMGGIDVIKAN